The Thermodesulfobacteriota bacterium genome segment ACAAAGGCGAGGAGATAGGCTATGTCCTTTCAGGCAAATTAAAAATGGTTATCAGTAATGCTACTTACACTATCCGCGCCGGAGACGTGATTTACCTGACCACTGATATGCCGAGTCAATGGGAAAATCCAGGGCCTAACGTGGCCAGGTTGTTGTGGATTAAAGTAAAATAGCATTTCGTAGCGAACGGGGACCACGCCGACGAGTTGTAGCCTGGCTGGGAGAAATGGACAAGGCCGGTAAGGAACTGGCGGGCCGCACTGAATCAGTTTGCAATCTTATTTGAAGAAAGAATGACCTTGGCATGATATCACAAAAAGGCATTTACACAAAATTCTTGACATGTCCGTTTTTACTGAAACTGCGTTTGGGCAACAACCCGGCAAAACCTGACCCCATAGGATTAATGCAGCCGAAATCCCTTAAGATCCGTATACGTCAAGCAAGTCAATTAACTTAGGAAGTTCGTTCACCTTTTTGAAAACAAACGTGACATGCCTTATCAGTCCTTGCTTAAAATGTTTCTAAGCGAACGTATAGAGCAAGAATTGAAATCGGAAACATGATGGAAAAGGCTGAAGAGACGCAGAGTTACAGCCAAAAAAGTGGAAACAAATTACCACTTTTGGGTAAAATAATTCTCCTAAAAAGAGTAAAATATTTCACATTTTCCTGGTTTTAAGTTTTTAAGGTTACAAATTTAAAATAATCTAACTTATTGAAAAGAGTAGTGGTTTTTAGACTTTTCCAGGAAGCATCTATAGTTGGAATAATTTTTGCTTATTTTTTATCTTAAGTAAAAAACCCCGTGCTTCCGCACGGGGTTCCCATGGTTGTTTCTTCATGAATTTATATTGCTAAGGAGGAAAGATGAAGAAAATTTTCTCGACTTTTATCGTCCTAAGTTCCTTTTTATTCTTAGTGTTGATTGCAAAAAATGTTCATGCTACAGCAATCGCTGACTGCCAATTCACAGTGAATTGGAGTACCCTTACCCTTAAAGACTCCGCGGGAAATATTATTTATTCCCCGACCTCTCCCGGCTCTTATGTCTACTGGGAGTATAAGGGGCTTGGTTCCGAATCATGGATAAATGGCCCAGATCCAGGCAATCCCGGGTATGATCATAGTGCTGTAGAACAAGGATACAGTACATCTAGTCCTTTATGGAATAATCCTACCACTGTGGTGAATAATTTGGGAGCAAATGCAGCATCTCTTTATGTAAACAATACTACTGAATCAACGTCACACACAACCTCGCAATCAAGTGGAAATGCCGACGGCACTGGTTGGATTAATGGAAATATCCATAGGGGTATAATGTTTGGTTTTCCGGATCTTTCGGGCACATACACCTTTTCTGTTGACTATAATATCAATGTTAGTCTGAGCAGGGAAGATTTTTCGCTAGAGGACGCAAGTAACTACGCTCAGCTTACCTTTTATCTTGAAGACAATGTTAACACACCGAGTGCCAGGATTGGGATATGGGAACCCCCAATTTCATTTTCGTCCATTTTCGATCCAAATCAACTCAATTATAATTTTTCGCAGGCGGGTACAGCATCTTTTGATATTGAACTTCCACAATCTGCCTGGGAATATGATAACTACTGGTTAGAGGCCCATATTCATACATCAACATCAACCAGATCAGATTATGTCTCCGGGGTGACACCCGTTCCCGAACCTGCCACCATGCTTCTTATTGGGTCCGGGCTCATTGGTCTTACAGGGTTCAGGAAGAAGTTTAAAAAGTAGCCAGGGATTCAGCTTTTGATAAAAAAGGCGGGGTCGGTATTGGCCCTGCCTTTTTTGTTGTGGACATTGCTTCAAAAAACCTCTTTTCCCCCTGAGACTGTGGCGTAACAGGTAGAGACAAGACTGAAACGACGCAGAATTACAGCCAAAAGAAATTGCCGCCATAGGTCGCCCCGTGGCGCGGGATAATACCAAAACGTCGCGCACTTTCTGCACCAACGTGCCCATCTATCTCACTGGATAATAAGTGATATTTTTCAATGACGCCCCTGCTTCTCGGTCTACCTTGGTATATCATCACGCGAAGTGCAAAGAAGCAACCCCAGAGTCGCTTCTAGTTGCATGATGCAACCTACCCGCAATAAACTCTCTTTCTACAAAAATATAGTAATTAAGGCACATTGGATAATCTTCTTGTGTAAAATTCCATTGGCACGTTTTATGCTGATTTCCTGTTGGAATAGGTTTGGTGGGTATAAAAAAACGAGACGCAACTTATTAGTCATGAAGGTGCATCTTCCCGCACGATGGACTGGGAGACATCAGGGCTTAGTCGTTAACCCTTCCACTTTGTCCGGTTAGAAAAAGCGACTCCACAAAACATGTGCCCCGGTGGTGTGTATTTGGCAACAGCGAAGGTGCTGACCTTTTTGTCAGTAAAATGTAAG includes the following:
- a CDS encoding cupin domain-containing protein — encoded protein: MGYVLSGKLKMVISNATYTIRAGDVIYLTTDMPSQWENPGPNVARLLWIKVK
- a CDS encoding PEP-CTERM sorting domain-containing protein gives rise to the protein MKKIFSTFIVLSSFLFLVLIAKNVHATAIADCQFTVNWSTLTLKDSAGNIIYSPTSPGSYVYWEYKGLGSESWINGPDPGNPGYDHSAVEQGYSTSSPLWNNPTTVVNNLGANAASLYVNNTTESTSHTTSQSSGNADGTGWINGNIHRGIMFGFPDLSGTYTFSVDYNINVSLSREDFSLEDASNYAQLTFYLEDNVNTPSARIGIWEPPISFSSIFDPNQLNYNFSQAGTASFDIELPQSAWEYDNYWLEAHIHTSTSTRSDYVSGVTPVPEPATMLLIGSGLIGLTGFRKKFKK